The DNA window ATAGCAAATGATATAATATTCCACAATCTGAGCCAGAGGGAgcaaataaatgttaaataagaGAGGCCCAAGGACGGACCCTTGGGGAACTCCACAAGTGATTTTCATATGCTCCGTTTCATAATTACTAAGTGGCGCAGAGTAGTTAGTAAGTAAGTTAGTTAGTAGTTAGTAAGACTGAACCAATTTCATGTGCTGCCAGAAACTTACACCATTTTCAAGTCTGTCCAGCAGTTTTTTTATGTTCTGGTTGAGTATTGAAGGCAGCACCAAGATCCAGTAAGACTGGATGAGTCTCTGCTCACATTAATGTTATTCAGCACTTTTATTAGCTCAGTCTTAGTTTGGACTTTAATCTAAATCCATTTTGTCCCATAAATGCCTGAAAAGGTTgagaaaaaaatcctttttttagtCACATTAATACGCAGTAAAATATAAAGTGAAATTTGTTTATGTACCTGCAGCCAACTGCAATGAACGATCAGTGACCACATCGAGAAGAACAGATAGAAAATAACTAAAAATATATAAGATTTCTTTCATCTGTGTGGTGTTTACACACATTATTGTTCATGAGGTGCAATTCTATAGGAAACAGATGAATTGTTTATTGAGCATAAATTGTCCAATTTATAATAGTCCAGTTTAAAATTGTCAAGTTTAAATAATCTAGTTTGAATAATCCATTTTACAATTATCCAGTTTAAAATAGTTCAGTATAAAATTGTCCAATTTAAAATTGTCCAGTTTAAAATTGTCAAGTACAAATCGTCTGGTTTGAATATTCCAGTTTAAAAGTATCCAGTTTAAAATAGTCTGGTTTAAAATAGTCTGGTTTAAAATAGTCCAGTTTAAAATAGTCTAGTTTACAATTATCCAGTTTAAAATAGTCTGGTTTAAAATAGTTCAGTATAAAATTGTCCAATTTAAAATAGTCCAGTTTAGAATAGTCTAGTTTACAATTATCCAGTTTAACATCGTCCAGTTTAAAATTATCCAGTTTAAAATAGTCTGGTTTAAAATAGTTCAGTATAAAATAGTCCAGTTTAGAATCGTCTAGTTTACAATTATCCAGTTTAACATCGTCCAGTTTAAAATTATCCAGTTTAAAATAGTCTGGTTTAAAATAGTTCAGTATAAAATAGTCTAGTTTACAATTATCCAGTTTAAAATAGTCTGGTTTAAAATAGTTCAGTATAAAATTGTCCAATTTAAAATAGTCCAGTTTAGAATAGTCTAGTTTACAATTATCCAGTTTAACATCGTCCAGTTTAAAATTATCCAGTTTAAAATAGTCTGGTTTAAAATAGTTCAGTATAAAATAGTCCAGTTTAGAATAGTCTAGTTTACAATTATCCAGTTTAAAATCGTCCGTTTCAGGCTGAGAGTGGGGCGGACAGATGGATTGTGGGTAAAGCTCTTGCACCTCTCAGTTTCTGTCCTCAGTCTTGACGCAGGACAACTGgtcctgatcagcttctcctctcagtCTCTCAGGTTGTCCCAGAGCATCAGCCAATAAGAAGAAGGCAAAGTTACCTGGAGATGAGTTTATCACTGCAAAGTTTAGAGCCAGCGATGGTAAAAACTAGCTGTTCTTCAAAACCTGTAAAGGTCTGATGCTTCTCCAGAACTGAACAATTTCCCTGTTCTCTCAGTTCTGGACAACGATGAGGACATCAAACAGCTCAACAAGGAGATCAGCGAGCTGAACGAGTCCAACTCAGAGATGGAGGCAGACATGATGAACCTGCACACTCAGGTAGGAACAGCCAGGTggccccagcaggaggtcccccagcaggaggtccctcagcaggaggtcccccagcaggaggtcccccagcaggaggtcccccagcaggaggtctggAGCCTGACTATCTGTGTCTGCTGTAGATCTCCTCCATGGAGAAGAACCTGaagaacatggaggaggagaacaaacagATTGAGGAGAGAAATGAGGCCCTGTTCCTGGAGCTGTCGGGCCTGAGTCAGGCCCTGATCCGCAGTTTGGCCAACATCCGCCTGCCGACCATGGTGAGAACACACTgcatactggttatactgggacagagggactggttatactgggacagagggactggtcatactgggacagagggactggttatactggacagaggagactggttatactgggacagagggactggttatactgggacagagggactggtcatactgggacagagggactggttatactgggacagaggagactggttatactgggacagagggactggtcatactgggacagagagtctggtcatactgggacagagggactggtcATACTGGAAGAGAggggactggttatactgggacagagggactggttatactgggacagatggactggttatactgggacagagggactggttatactgggacagaggagactggttatactgggacagagggactggttatactgggacagggggacTGGTTATACTCggacagagggactggttatactgggacagaggagactggttatactgggacagagggactggtcatactggacagagggactggttaTACTCGGACAGAggagactggttatactgggacagagggactggtcatactgggacagagggactggttatactgggacagaggagactggTTATACTCGGACAGAggagactggttacactgggacagagggactggttatactgggacagggggactggttatactgggacagggggactggttatactgggacagggggactggttacactgggacagaggagactggttacactgggacagggggactggttacactgggacagagggactggttatactgggacagaggagactggttacactggacagagggactggttatactgggacagggggactggtcatactgggacagggggactggttatactgggacaggggggGTAAATGACTTTCTTTTTCCAGCAGGAGCCGATGTCGGAGCAGAACTTCGACACGTATGTTGAAGCTCTCACTCACATGTTTACCAATAAAGACTGCTACCAGAACCCGGAGAACCGGGCTCTGCTGGAGTCCATCAACCAGGCCGTGAAGGGCATTGAGGTGTGAcgcagggggcggagcttcagtgACCACATTAACCTTTCTTTTCCTGAGCCTTTAGAAACTGTATGTAAATTGAATTCTTCTCATTTGTCATTGGTTATTTgcttttctttgatgtttgcATGTTGCTTTATGATGGCACGGGTGAACGGGTGAATGGGTGAATGGTGAGTGGGTGATGGTgaatgggtgagtgggtgagtgggtgaatgggtgagtgggtgatgGTGAGTGGGTGATGGGTgaatgggtgagtgggtgaaTGGGTGATGGGTGATGAGTGAGTGGGTaatgggtgagtgggtgatgGGTGAATGGGTGAATGGGTGATGGGTGAATGGGTGATGGTGAGTGGGTGATGAGTGAGTGGGTGAACGGGTGAGTGGGTGATGGGTGAATGGGTgaatgggtgagtgggtgatgggtgagtgggtgaaCAGGTGAGTGGGtgatgggtgagtgggtgatgagtgaatgggtgagtgggtgatgggtgagtgggtgaaCAGGTGAGTGGGTGATGAGTGAGTGGGTGAACGGGTGAGTGGGtgatgggtgagtgggtgatgggtgagtgggtgatgAGTGAGTGGGTGAACGGGTGAGTGGGtgatgggtgagtgggtgaatgggtgagtggtgaatgggtgagtgggtgaatggtgagtgggtgagtgggtgaacAGGTGAGTGGGTGATGAGTGAGTGGGTGAACAGGTGAGTGGGTGATGAGTGAGTGGTGAtgagtgagtgggtgatgggtgaatgggtgatgagtgagtgggtgaatgggtgagtgggtgatgatggtgggtgtGAGCAGCTGTGGGTGAGTGGGCGTGGCAGGAGTGGGCGTGGCAGGAGTGGGCGGTCCCTGTGAGCGTGAGGCCACAGACGTCAGTATTTAGCCTGAGCCGATCACATTCGTGCACCTCCATCAATAATGTCGATAGTGTTCCATGAGACGTGATGTTGCACCTTCAGGACTAGTTTGTAGCTTCATTCTTACTATTGCTGTGAAACTATTTAAGTATTTTTCAAATGTTGGTTTAATAgtgtttaatatatttattcatttgtgctGTGATATTTTTGTTGGCCTATTTATTGTTCCTTctgtttatttatattatttaaaaatttTACCTAAAGATTTTAAAATGGTGATCAAGAGGATGGAAGCGTTTCCTCTACTGTTGAacaaagaggaaatattttaagATATCAACTATGAattgttttatatattttatttatttaaaaaaacactggGATGTTTTTAAGTGCAAATATTTTGTAACTGAAAGTTTTTTAATAATTTTCTAAAGCTTTTTGTGCTTCTGTTTATatgatttcttttattttcacaaaCCTTTGAGTAAATTGCAATACTCCGTTAATATTAAGCTGCACATTATTTGCTATTTATTTGGTGAAGAAGAACAAAGTGATGGtgaatatttattttgtatCGTCTGTGTTAATGACTGTGTGTGAATTAGTCTTTAAGTTGCTCTTGAATAAAAGGTGACCTGCAGTAAACGTCCATCGGAGCCTTTGGAACTTTTACGCCAGGTGACTTCAACAGTCATGAAATTAAGCAGGTAAAAGTAGGCGGAGCCACAACGGCACCTTCAGAGTGAGATAAAATGCCTCATTTCCAGCGTGGGGGGGGTCTCAGTAAAGGAGGCACAAACCGCTGTCGTTTACTCCttttaatggttaaaaaaatacttcTTTGCGCAAAGAGACAAAATTCGTCGCCGTCTGCCGAGGAAACGAGGACCCAAAACAATGATGGCCACCGCGTGACGAAGGTGGAATAAGATGAGGTAAATGTTTGTGAGTAAAACAAAAAGGCACAATTTACAATCCATTATGCCTCAAattcacaataataataataataataataataataataataataatataaacagaacaacaataataacaataataccaTCAATACAACTGGGCAAAAAATCTGCAACAACCCAAAAATACAGATCAGTTGTATAATACAAGGCAATGCTGCCTggggggccctcaggtgtctgtagTCTCCGCCCCCACACCTGTGGAGGGGCCTgtggagcccctcaggtgtctgtAGTCTCCACCCCCACACCTGAGGAGGGGCCTGTGGGGCCCCTCAGGTGTCTGTAGTCTCCACCCCCACACCTGTGGCAGGGCCTgtggagcccctcaggtgtctgtAGTCTCCGCCCCCCCGGTCCCACACCTGAGGAGGGGCCTgtggagcccctcaggtgtctgtAGTCTCCGCCCCCCCGGTCCCACACCTGAGGAGGGGCCTGTGGGGCCCCTCAGGTGTCTGTACAgtctttgcccccccccggCCCTCAGTGCACCGGCCCCCAACTATCTGACCACTAAACACGACACGCACAGCTTGGAGGGCCCGATGCAGTCGTCGTGGCAGAAGGCGCCGCAGCCCTGGCACATGATCATGGCTTTGAGGCGGCAGGAGCATTTGAGCGCCACCTCCTCGGCGGCGCTGTCGGCGAAGGCCTGGATGCTGAGGCCGCCCTGGCGGGGGCGCAGCTGGAGCACGCCGTCCGCCAGGCTCCGAGAGAAACCGCCATTATCCACGACGGACACGTTGGCTGTGTAGCTCAGTCCGGCGCCGCCCCCCCCCTTGGGCAGCTTCCCGTACAGGAAGGGCAGCGAGGAGGCGGGGGAGGGCGaaggggaggacgaggacggcgAGGTGGAGGAGTAGGACACTTTGTTGTGCTCCTTCTTTGCCATCCTGGCCAAAGTCATTTCCATGTTCAGGAGCCCCTCCATCGCCCCCCCACACAGGTAACTGTCCATGGAGCTCCCAGGTTCCTTTTTGGGAATGTGCAGGGGTTTAATGGGGGGGGATTTGGCAAGCGCCTGGCAGGGGGGGCGCGCCGTGGCCTCACTCTTGACGGGGGGTCCAGGAGACAGCCGTTGCTGGTGATTCGGGGGAGGAGCGGCTTGCGGGGACCTCCAGGTTATCTTCACAGGTGGGGCAACTTCGGTGGGGCAGGGGTCCccgtgaggaggggaggggccaTCGGGCATTGTACGCTGCAGCCGGTCCGGCGTGGCCCCCTGGGAGGGCTGAGGTCCATGCAAGTCTGTTATGGCCACGGACTCCAGGCCGGTCTGAGAGTTCAGCTCTGACTTGTTTCTGTATGCtggcgatgaagaggaggatgaggagaagggggggaggggcgtGATGACCGGCACGGCCCCGGGGGGCTGCTGGGTCTGATACCGGGCTGCAGCTGGGATCTCCGGCGGCCTGTGGGAGATGTGCTGCTCAGGTCTGGACTTGAGGTCTGGGCCGAAGCATCGGGATGGTTTGGTGCCACGGTCCTGGTGCCCGCGTGCCGGGCCACAGGCCCGCGGCTGATCTCCAGCCTGTTTGCAGAGTGTGGGGGCAGAACCTTCTCCAGGGGCAGACTaccctgcagcagctgggtgaCCAGAGGGTTGTTGGCCTCCACAGTAGACATGGGTCTGGCCGGACCAGACGCTCCTCTGGGTTTCAGATCTACTTGAATCGGCTCGTCGGCGTGTCGGGAGACCCTGCACCCGTCTCCAGGCTCTGTCTTGACCACAACGTTGGTGTCCCTCAGCCCCTGTGGAGGGGCCTGGTGGTCCTGGGACTGGGGGAAACAGGGCTGAATGACACTGTGACCCTGACGACCAGACGTGTGGGCCTGGATGACGGGCTGCTGGTTATGAGGAGGGGGGCTGCAAATGACCAACTGGCCGCTTCTCTGGTTGCTTCTCTGGGGTCcccagtcctggtccaggtggtcctccTGACCTTCATTCTCACAATCAGAAGCAGTTTCAGTGGAGTCACTGTGTGTCCCTCCATCGTCATCTTTGTCCACTGCAGAGTGTTGTGAAGAGCGTGGCCCCACGTGGGGTTTCTCCTGGGGGTCCACATGCTGGGAGCTGTGCTGGATGACCCCGCCCAGGCCAGACTCCTTCTCCAGGACTTGATCTTTGCTCTGACAGGCCAGGGTATGAATAACATCAACGCCCTGAGCCCCGAACCTGGGAAGGGAATCAGGGATGGAGGTGGGAACCAGTGGGGGCTTCCCAGACACGCGCTCGGTCCCCTCAGGGGGGGGCTTTTGGGTAGACTCGGGCAGAGAGTCGGGCCGTGGAGAAATGGGGCCAGTTGATTTGTCTGCAAGTCCTTCAGAGGAGGTCTGAGTGCTGGCGGACGCTGCCTGTACTTCCCCGGCTGATTCTGAACATTCAGCCGGTTCCTCCAGAGGGGACGTGGGGGTCCGTGGGGGGTCCAGGGACAGTGTTGTTGAGGTGGTGGATGGGGAGGGAGACGAGTGTTGCTCTGGGTCTACATTGGGACGCTGTAGTTGTGTTCCAGACGAATTAGTGTCCGAAGACGATCCCTGCTCCTCCATCCGACCAcctccccttcttcctcctcctcctcctcctctcctcctcctcctcctcctcctccgggctCGATAGGTCCCGGATGCTCTTGTGCTCGTCGTCCACTGCTGCTATCCGGTACCCCAGCAGCAGGCCGCACCCGGACCCCTGACGGTGGTGGCCCGTCTCCAGCGgccgcaacagcagcagcggcctcGCGCTGGGCGCGGGCTTGCTGGGCGCGGGCTTTGATGTCCGCCAGTGTGCGGGCGCCCCCCGTCCCCGGCCGCCGCGACCCCTCCCCCGGCGGCACGATGCGGGGACAGATCTGATACGTGGGGTGTCCTTTGACCCCAGGAGGTTTGATTCTGGACAGTTGAAtctgaagagagaggagagacattGATGAGGCACAAGTAAGAACCGAGGACAAAGGCTCCAAACGCAGCAGCTCTGATGCAGCTAAGAACGTTCCATCTGCTGCTAGATTAGACATTTTAACAACAACATTTCACCAAGCGCGTGCTTCTCACCCGGATCGGCGGCACCCTGGGCTCTTCTGTTGTCGGCTGCGGCTTCTCTGAACTGACACCGTCAATTGTGGTACGAAAGGACTGACGGTCGTCAAGCCGCGGCCTCTTTTCGGGGAAGGTCTGGGACTCCTCCGGTCTCCTCTTCTGGTCCTTGAGCTGAGAGCTGGGCGCAGGGGTGGAGGCGGGGCTGGCGGAGGGGCTGCTCTCCCGGCTGCTGGTGGCCGTTCCGCCAGTGATGGAGGTGGCCACAGAAGCGGCGTCGTCCAAGGGATCGACCGCGACCGCCACACTGGAGGACgcggaggaggatgaagaggagtcCAGGCCCGTGGCAAACGCTCCCTGTCTGTCAGAGGGCGAGGAGGGCGAGGATGCAGGTGAAGATgtagatgaagaggaggaggaggaggaggacggggaggacgTTGAAGCCAATATGGGCGTGGCCTCCTCGGGTAGCAGGCAAACGGGTACTTCCTGCTCTTCGTTGGCGCTGGTGGAGGCGGGGCTGGGACTTGGGCTCGGGGTGGGagtaggggtgggggtgggaggtggCATCGTGACTGGCTCcggggtgggcgtggcctttGGCTCCCCACCGACACTCTCGGCCGGGATCTCCACGCCgtcctcagcctgcagcaccaCCTCGCCCTGCACCACGGTGCCGTCGGCCGTGGGCGAGCCCACAGACACGGAGGACATCTCCAACGTGGCGCCGGCCTCGGCTGCTTCTGTGGCCTgcagggtggaggtggtggcctTGCAGCGGCTCCGGCGGGCCCTGCGGCGAAGGTCGGCCCGCGTGCGTCTCCTCATCCTTCCGTCTCTCCTCCGTCGACCCACGCTGCGCCTCTTGGGGGTGACGCTCCTGACCACACCCACCTCGCTGTCCAGAACACTGGCGGAAACTTCGCTGGCATCGCTCATGGTCAGTTTCAGAGACTCCTCCTTGGTCAGGCCCgatctacacacaaacacacccataTCTGTCTGTGCATCGCCGTTACCATGGTAACGCTCAAATGGCGCTCCTACACTAATATTCTGAGTGgactgagccccccccccgaggagCTCAACTTACTTCTGTCCATGGTACTCCTCAAAAAACTTCTCCTTCCACACTTccactttcttctctttctccatctcttgTCGGAAGCGCACCTGCATCTCGTGTGTGAATTCACCtacagatcaaagagatcaaagccGTTAAGTCTACCCAGATCAAAACAAAGGGATGGAACCTGCTCCGGAGGGTCTGGGCTGACAGGGCAGCGTACCCTCCGCCAGCCTCTCCTTCCAGCTCTGGGAGGCGTGGGTGAAGAACTCATTGTTGAGGGCTGAGCTGCTCAGCCTGGCCATCCCATCAGGCCCGATCTGTGAGGACAGAGTCACTGAAGGTAAAACCGTTCTGCAGACACACCGGCACCGAGCCGCCTGTGGGGGTCCTACCTGTCGGTCCACCtcgggcagcagctgcagcagctgctgctgggactgtggaggaaaagcagcaaagGTGCGCACGTTGATGAGCGCTCGGATGTTAGTGTTGACCAGGATGGAACCGGGCGTCTCGAAGTCCACGTCCAGCCCTCCACGGTTCCTCTTCATGGGTCCTGTCACAGAACAAACAGGCgtgactctcctcctcctggcgtTCATGGGCCACGCCCCCGCGGGGCGGCGTACCTGGGGGGACATGTTCTCCGTTGACTTTAAGGGGGGTGAGGACAACCCGGGGCATCATTACGGccttcttcctctgtctccctgaCTGGAAGAGCAGAAGCAGGAGGTTTGTTACGTCCATGCTCAGAAACAGTGGCGGAACAGTGCTGGAGCCCCCACAGTCCCCCTGGGGGGTCCCTGCTGGCACGCTGACCTGTCTGGAGCGGCTCAGTCTGGTCTGGGTGTGCTGGGTCTCTGTGCGCCCCTGCTGTCCCGCGGCCCTGCTGAGGCGGGTCTGGggctggctgctgcagggcgCCGGCGGTTCCGTGGAACAGGAGGCGCTGGACGAGCTCTCATCCACCGAAGCTTCAGAGGAAGGACACAGGCGGTTATTGCACGCAGGCGTCCCGCAGGGCTGCCTCTGACACCAGCTAACACACACCGTCGTTGTCGCCGCTGGCCGTGGCCGTGGTCTCGCTGGAGTCGCAGCTCTCCTGCTCGGCCGCCTCGGTGGGCGCCACAGGCGGCGCCACCGACCCAGACGcggaggtgctgctgctggacgcgggtgtgctgctgctgcccgtcGCCTCTGCTGGCGTCTCCGGCTCCGGCGCCGTCTTTGTCCACTGCAGAGCGTTTTTCTGCAGAGCAAGACGGATCAGTTATTCCTATGCAACTAGTTATGGCGGTATGGTCACTGGTTCGGGTGGTTCTGTCTCGACCCAGGAGcacagagagcaggtgga is part of the Takifugu flavidus isolate HTHZ2018 chromosome 8, ASM371156v2, whole genome shotgun sequence genome and encodes:
- the asxl1 gene encoding LOW QUALITY PROTEIN: putative Polycomb group protein ASXL1 (The sequence of the model RefSeq protein was modified relative to this genomic sequence to represent the inferred CDS: inserted 1 base in 1 codon; deleted 2 bases in 1 codon), producing the protein MKDKQKRKKERTWAEAARMVLENFSDAPMTPKQILHVIQTKGLKEMRSGTAPLACLVTMLHSQVRGDRVKNSIFFKLPGRMSLFTLKKNALQWTKTAPEPETPAEATGSSSTPASSSSTSASGSVAPPVAPTEAAEQESCDSSETTATASGDNDASVDESSSSASCSTEPPAPCSSQPQTRLSRAAGQQGRTETQHTQTRLSRSRQSGRQRKKAVMMPRVVLTPLKVNGEHVPPGPMKRNRGGLDVDFETPGSILVNTNIRALINVRTFAAFPPQSQQQLLQLLPEVDRQIGPDGMARLSSSALNNEFFTHASQSWKERLAEGEFTHEMQVRFRQEMEKEKKVEVWKEKFFEEYHGQKSGLTKEESLKLTMSDASEVSASVLDSEVGVVRSVTPKRRSVGRRRRDGRMRRRTRADLRRRARRSRCKATTSTLQATEAAEAGATLEMSSVSVGSPTADGTVVQGEVVLQAEDGVEIPAESVGGEPKATPTPEPVTMPPPTPTPTPTPSPSPSPASTSANEEQEVPVCLLPEEATPILASTSSPSSSSSSSSSTSSPASSPSSPSDRQGAFATGLDSSSSSSASSSVAVAVDPLDDAASVATSITGGTATSSRESSPSASPASTPAPSSQLKDQKRRPEESQTFPEKRPRLDDRQSFRTTIDGVSSEKPQPTTEEPRVPPIRIQLSRIKPPGVKGHPTYQICPRIVPPGEGSRRPGTGGARTLADIKARAQQARAQREAAAAVAAAGDGPPPSGVRVRPAAGVPDSSSGRRAQEHPGPIEPGGGGGGRRGGGGGGRRGGGRMEEQGSSSDTNSSGTQLQRPNVDPEQHSSPSPSTTSTTLSLDPPRTPTSPLEEPAECSESAGEVQAASASTQTSSEGLADKSTGPISPRPDSLPESTQKPPPEGTERVSGKPPLVPTSIPDSLPRFGAQGVDVIHTLACQSKDQVLEKESGLGGVIQHSSQHVDPQEKPHVGPRSSQHSAVDKDDDGGTHSDSTETASDCENEGQEDHLDQDWGPQRSNQRSGQLVICSPPPHNQQPVIQAHTSGRQGHSVIQPCFPQSQDHQAPPQGLRDTNVVVKTEPGDGCRVSRHADEPIQVDLKPRGASGPARPMSTVEANNPLVTQLLQGSLPLEKVLPPHSANRLEISRGPVARHAGTRTVAPNHPDASAQTSSPDLSSTSPTGRXEIPAAARYQTQQPPGAVPVITPLPPFSSSSSSSPAYRNKSELNSQTGLESVAITDLHGPQPSQGATPDRLQRTMPDGPSPPHGDPCPTEVAPPVKITWRSPQAAPPPNHQQRLSPGPPVKSEATARPPCQALAKSPPIKPLHIPKKEPGSSMDSYLCGGAMEGLLNMEMTLARMAKKEHNKVSYSSTSPSSSSPSPSPASSLPFLYGKLPKGGGGAGLSYTANVSVVDNGGFSRSLADGVLQLRPRQGGLSIQAFADSAAEEVALKCSCRLKAMIMCQGCGAFCHDDCIGPSKLCVSCLVVR